One Desulfocurvibacter africanus subsp. africanus DSM 2603 DNA segment encodes these proteins:
- a CDS encoding tRNA (adenine-N1)-methyltransferase, protein MLKPGELVLLVSPKGKRYLRKLAPDDKLHTQDGILPMAAVAEAGFGHTARTHMGRSYRIMKPTLYDLVKGVKRQTQIIYPKEIGYLVMKLGIGPGVTVVEAGCGSGSLTVALAWFVGPQGKVYTHERRPEFLKLNARNLAWAGLDDGRVTHVEKDIAEGFGCTDADALFLDVRTPEDYVGRIPEAVKPGAPVGFLVPTTNQVSALIAALEAGPFADIEMLEIFLRRYKPVAERLRPDDRMVAHTGFLVFARVQEPAVDLVDTDSPDCVATESDPETESQGEACAQECTDVAEELEDSRGLG, encoded by the coding sequence ATGTTAAAGCCTGGCGAATTGGTACTGCTTGTAAGTCCCAAAGGCAAGCGCTACCTGCGCAAGCTGGCTCCCGACGACAAACTGCACACGCAGGATGGCATTTTACCCATGGCAGCGGTGGCCGAGGCGGGCTTCGGCCACACGGCCAGGACGCATATGGGTCGGTCTTATCGCATCATGAAGCCCACCCTGTATGATTTGGTCAAAGGCGTGAAGCGCCAGACCCAGATCATATACCCCAAGGAAATAGGCTATCTCGTCATGAAGCTCGGCATCGGGCCGGGCGTGACCGTGGTCGAAGCGGGCTGCGGCTCGGGCAGCCTGACCGTGGCCCTGGCCTGGTTCGTGGGACCGCAAGGCAAGGTCTACACCCACGAGCGCCGGCCCGAGTTCCTCAAGCTCAACGCGCGTAACCTGGCCTGGGCCGGGTTGGACGACGGCCGCGTGACGCATGTTGAGAAGGACATCGCCGAGGGTTTCGGCTGCACGGACGCGGACGCGCTGTTTCTGGACGTGCGCACGCCCGAGGACTACGTGGGACGCATTCCCGAAGCCGTCAAGCCCGGCGCGCCCGTAGGCTTCCTTGTGCCCACCACCAACCAGGTCAGCGCCCTGATCGCCGCCCTGGAAGCCGGTCCCTTCGCCGACATCGAGATGCTGGAAATATTCCTGCGGCGTTACAAGCCCGTTGCCGAGCGGCTGCGGCCCGACGACCGCATGGTGGCCCACACGGGCTTCCTCGTGTTCGCCCGCGTGCAGGAGCCTGCCGTGGATTTGGTTGATACGGATTCCCCGGATTGCGTTGCTACGGAGAGCGATCCCGAGACGGAAAGCCAAGGTGAAGCCTGCGCGCAGGAGTGCACGGACGTGGCCGAGGAGTTGGAAGACAGCCGCGGTTTGGGGTAA
- a CDS encoding radical SAM protein, producing MKYKYVFGPVLSGRLGRSLGLDLTAAPICSMDCLYCEVGRTAVLTTERKAYVPAKAILDELAHWQEHVGLPLDAVTLGGSGEPLLNTEFGEVIRGARRIMPSVPVAVLTNASLLVEPEVRRELGQADIVLPSLDSLVDEEFAAVNRPAPNVTPQAVAEALLTFRSEFAGRIFLEVLLVAGVNDSEENLRRLKAFVPRLRPDRVDVMTMTRPGAYTEARAVPRESLERWRRELCADITEAVGQSSSALSANLLTKQEIQEIVQNSVRRRPQTVAQLAQATGLSAESVREALDILSRTGGVRTIAAPAGESGSEQASAQDGPYYSAGRR from the coding sequence ATGAAATACAAGTACGTCTTCGGCCCGGTTCTCTCCGGCCGCCTTGGCCGATCCCTCGGTCTGGACCTCACCGCCGCTCCCATCTGCTCCATGGACTGCCTGTACTGCGAGGTGGGTCGCACGGCCGTGCTGACCACCGAGCGCAAGGCCTATGTGCCGGCCAAGGCTATCCTGGACGAGCTTGCCCATTGGCAAGAGCACGTCGGCCTGCCGTTGGACGCGGTCACCCTGGGCGGCTCCGGAGAACCCCTGCTCAACACCGAGTTCGGCGAGGTCATCCGCGGCGCGCGGCGCATCATGCCCTCGGTGCCCGTGGCCGTGCTGACCAATGCGAGCCTGCTGGTGGAACCCGAGGTCAGGCGCGAGCTGGGCCAAGCCGACATTGTTTTGCCGTCCCTGGATTCCCTGGTCGACGAGGAGTTCGCGGCCGTGAACCGGCCGGCACCAAACGTGACCCCCCAAGCCGTGGCCGAAGCCCTGCTGACCTTTCGGAGCGAGTTCGCCGGGCGCATCTTCCTGGAGGTGCTGCTGGTGGCCGGGGTTAACGACAGCGAGGAGAACCTGCGCAGGCTCAAGGCCTTTGTCCCCCGGCTCAGGCCCGACCGCGTGGATGTGATGACCATGACCCGTCCAGGCGCGTACACTGAAGCCAGGGCCGTGCCCAGGGAGTCCCTGGAGCGCTGGCGGCGCGAGTTGTGTGCCGACATAACGGAAGCTGTCGGACAGAGTTCATCCGCTTTGTCGGCCAACCTGTTGACGAAACAGGAAATCCAGGAGATAGTTCAGAATTCCGTGCGACGCAGGCCACAGACCGTGGCGCAACTCGCACAAGCCACGGGCCTGTCCGCCGAAAGCGTGCGCGAAGCCCTGGACATCTTGAGCAGAACGGGCGGAGTCCGCACCATCGCAGCCCCTGCCGGCGAATCCGGCAGCGAGCAGGCTAGCGCACAGGACGGACCATACTACTCCGCAGGCCGCAGATAG
- a CDS encoding Rne/Rng family ribonuclease: MASAKKRKMFISVLPGEQIELVLAEDAKIQEYYVELLHQAKTKGNIYKGVIHNVDAGLQAAFINYGAKKNGFLQIDEVHPEYYQGGYQIPKGSRFPPLQSVLKPGQELLVQVVKEPTGSKGAFLTTYLSLPGRYFVLTPGREQLGISRKIEDEEERKRLKELVESMQPGEGLGLIVRTVSSAETKTNLDKDVQYLKRLWKEIRKRGTTADTPSLIYQEMELSSRAVRDYLTADVSEIWVDDQETATQVTELVSIVFPRRQSMVKVHTEHELSLFDRFNLTRQLDQIYSRTVTLPSGGQIVFDHAEALTAIDINSGRIGGKKSFKDLALKSNLEAAEEIARQLRLRDIGGQIVVDFIEMKDKKHVKEVEKIMRTAIKNDRARTDVGRISRFGLMELVRQRMGVSAVSQSHELCPCCQGYGLRRNMEWQAMQALKEIYRKLRGHKSGEPFEYIAASAEVARHLLNDKRGMIHELEDKFGAIVRISWV, from the coding sequence ATGGCATCAGCGAAAAAACGCAAAATGTTCATCAGCGTCCTGCCCGGCGAGCAGATCGAGCTCGTGCTGGCGGAGGACGCCAAGATCCAGGAGTATTACGTCGAGCTTCTGCACCAGGCCAAGACCAAGGGCAATATCTATAAGGGCGTCATCCACAACGTCGATGCAGGCCTGCAGGCCGCGTTCATCAATTACGGCGCCAAAAAGAACGGCTTTCTGCAGATCGACGAGGTCCATCCCGAATACTATCAGGGCGGCTACCAGATCCCCAAGGGCAGCCGCTTCCCCCCTCTCCAGTCCGTACTGAAGCCCGGCCAGGAACTGCTGGTGCAGGTGGTCAAGGAACCCACGGGCTCCAAGGGCGCCTTCCTGACGACCTACCTGTCCCTTCCGGGCCGCTACTTCGTGCTCACCCCCGGCCGCGAGCAGCTGGGCATCTCGCGCAAAATCGAGGATGAGGAAGAGCGCAAGCGCCTCAAGGAACTGGTTGAGTCCATGCAGCCCGGCGAAGGCCTTGGCCTCATCGTGCGCACGGTCAGCTCGGCCGAGACCAAGACCAACCTGGACAAGGACGTGCAGTACCTGAAGCGCCTGTGGAAGGAGATCCGCAAGCGAGGCACCACAGCCGACACGCCCTCGCTCATCTACCAGGAGATGGAACTTTCCTCGCGGGCCGTGCGCGACTATCTCACCGCCGACGTGTCCGAGATATGGGTCGATGACCAGGAGACCGCCACCCAGGTCACCGAACTGGTCAGCATCGTCTTCCCCAGGCGGCAGAGCATGGTCAAGGTGCACACGGAGCACGAACTTTCGCTTTTCGACCGCTTCAACCTCACGCGTCAGCTCGACCAGATCTACAGCCGCACGGTGACCCTGCCCTCGGGCGGCCAGATCGTCTTCGACCACGCCGAGGCCCTCACGGCCATCGACATCAACTCCGGCCGCATCGGCGGCAAGAAGAGCTTCAAGGACCTGGCTCTCAAGAGCAACCTGGAAGCGGCCGAAGAGATCGCCCGACAGCTCAGGTTGCGGGACATCGGCGGCCAGATCGTGGTAGACTTCATCGAGATGAAGGACAAGAAGCACGTCAAGGAAGTCGAGAAGATCATGCGCACGGCCATCAAGAACGACCGTGCGCGAACCGACGTGGGCCGTATCTCGCGCTTCGGGCTCATGGAACTGGTGCGCCAGCGCATGGGCGTGTCCGCCGTGTCCCAGAGCCACGAACTCTGCCCCTGCTGCCAGGGCTACGGCCTGCGCCGCAACATGGAATGGCAGGCCATGCAGGCACTGAAGGAAATCTACCGCAAGCTGCGCGGCCACAAGTCCGGCGAGCCGTTCGAGTATATCGCGGCCTCGGCCGAGGTGGCCCGCCATCTGCTCAACGACAAGCGCGGCATGATCCATGAGCTGGAGGACAAGTTCGGAGCGATCGTGCGCATTAGCTGGGTCTAG
- a CDS encoding epoxyqueuosine reductase QueH translates to MMESEETRTEHETGAAQHDTGPKAEETPTPGSAGRVLLHICCAPCAVYSVQALKAEGFEVTGLFYNPNIHPAAEYIRRRDTLLQFEAELGIKVIYKDAGYDPQIWFREVTFREANRCFHCYRIRLEKTLFIAKHGRFEYFSSTLLYSTKQKHEVIAGLARDMAADGPNRFLYRDFRVGWQEGIEKSTAMGMYRQDYCGCLYSEVERRKKEIAGRKE, encoded by the coding sequence GTGATGGAAAGCGAGGAAACCAGGACCGAACACGAGACTGGCGCCGCGCAACATGATACCGGCCCAAAGGCCGAAGAGACGCCCACGCCCGGTTCGGCCGGCCGCGTCCTGCTGCACATCTGCTGCGCGCCCTGCGCGGTCTACTCCGTGCAGGCCCTCAAGGCCGAGGGCTTCGAAGTCACCGGCCTGTTCTACAATCCGAACATCCACCCGGCGGCAGAGTACATCCGCCGCCGGGATACCCTCCTCCAGTTCGAAGCCGAGCTGGGCATCAAGGTCATCTACAAAGACGCCGGGTACGATCCGCAGATCTGGTTCCGTGAGGTGACCTTCCGGGAGGCCAACCGCTGCTTCCACTGCTACCGCATCCGCCTGGAGAAGACCCTGTTCATCGCCAAGCACGGCAGGTTCGAATACTTCTCCAGCACGCTGCTCTACTCCACGAAGCAAAAGCACGAGGTCATCGCCGGCTTGGCTCGCGACATGGCCGCCGATGGCCCGAACCGCTTCCTGTATCGCGACTTCCGCGTCGGCTGGCAGGAAGGCATCGAGAAGTCCACGGCCATGGGCATGTACCGCCAGGACTACTGCGGCTGTCTGTACAGCGAGGTGGAGCGGAGGAAGAAGGAAATCGCGGGGCGCAAGGAGTAA
- a CDS encoding tetratricopeptide repeat protein translates to MRARIAICIVLAALMTACAGLGLSRSAKNEFEEGLRLYNAGEYAQAVSHFQKATQEEPEYAEAFLYLGRAYLNQGKWSQALPPLRTAWRLSPDETRDQVLDVLMDALIGAGTSAFETGNYSEALGYLREGLRTAPQDSAAWTAATEQMLNFGGQLLSKGNFTEAITLYRSLLEAAPGAQASLSAYLGLAKAYLQNGQFLDALRAATAATRVDPALNDPRQLLDSLRE, encoded by the coding sequence ATGCGCGCGAGAATCGCTATCTGCATTGTGCTGGCCGCGCTCATGACTGCCTGCGCGGGCCTGGGCCTGAGCAGGAGCGCGAAAAACGAGTTCGAGGAAGGCCTGCGGCTCTACAATGCCGGGGAATATGCCCAGGCAGTGTCGCACTTCCAAAAGGCCACGCAAGAGGAGCCAGAATACGCCGAGGCCTTCCTGTACCTGGGCCGCGCCTACCTGAACCAGGGCAAGTGGAGCCAAGCCCTGCCGCCCTTGCGCACGGCCTGGCGGCTGTCGCCCGACGAGACGCGCGACCAGGTGCTCGACGTGCTCATGGACGCGCTCATCGGCGCGGGCACCAGCGCCTTCGAGACCGGGAACTACTCGGAGGCCCTGGGCTACCTGCGCGAGGGGCTGCGCACCGCGCCCCAGGATTCCGCCGCCTGGACTGCGGCGACCGAGCAGATGCTCAATTTCGGCGGTCAGCTCCTGTCCAAGGGAAACTTCACCGAGGCCATAACACTGTACCGCAGCCTGCTGGAGGCCGCGCCCGGAGCCCAGGCCAGCCTGAGCGCCTACCTTGGTTTGGCCAAGGCCTACCTGCAAAACGGACAATTCCTGGATGCCCTGCGGGCGGCCACGGCGGCGACGCGCGTCGACCCGGCCCTGAACGATCCGAGACAGCTGCTCGACAGCTTGCGCGAGTAG
- the hemW gene encoding radical SAM family heme chaperone HemW, producing MVKIILPPGGLTSKPKKPQAPKVITQPAKAWLPPRLIHATQVLEPQPADTTTPKQPALLVYVHVPFCRSKCRYCAFHSVPLTMDSMEDMERYAEAVAREMKLWSQRLGKPQAHTVYFGGGTPSVLPEYALERIMRALRDSFDLSGCQEFTFEANPDSVHLNYLRELRDFGVNRLSLGVQSLNNEELTFLGRPHNSLQAVQAFHTARAAGFGNVSLDFIWGLPRQNAASWIKTLKKAEELRPEHLSCYGLTIEPNTPLEAEEQTGTLILPGEDMLAKCYIYGAQFLEEHGYLQYEISSFARMGYASKHNMGYWAGSDYLGFGPAATSTFGGRRWTNPTDLHDYVFQVDAGGTGKRAEELDEATRLRERIMLALRTTQGLDLREHDKRTGGSFLERHRKLVTLLRNNGLIRLSKGSLSLTRTGMLVSDTIIEKLAFSDEEPTSNGPAPSPSRQAPQGAGPTGGPHC from the coding sequence GTGGTCAAGATAATCCTGCCCCCGGGCGGCCTGACGTCCAAACCCAAAAAGCCCCAAGCGCCCAAGGTAATCACTCAGCCGGCCAAGGCGTGGCTGCCGCCGCGCCTTATACACGCCACTCAGGTTCTCGAACCGCAGCCAGCGGACACGACAACCCCGAAGCAGCCGGCGCTGCTGGTATACGTGCACGTGCCTTTCTGCCGCAGCAAGTGCCGTTACTGCGCTTTCCATTCCGTGCCCCTGACCATGGACAGCATGGAGGACATGGAACGCTACGCCGAGGCCGTGGCCCGCGAGATGAAACTATGGAGCCAGCGGCTCGGCAAACCTCAGGCGCATACTGTCTACTTCGGCGGCGGAACGCCCTCGGTGCTGCCCGAGTACGCCCTGGAGCGCATCATGCGCGCCCTGCGCGACAGCTTCGACCTGTCTGGCTGCCAGGAGTTCACCTTCGAGGCCAATCCGGACTCAGTGCACCTCAACTACCTGCGCGAACTGCGCGACTTCGGGGTCAACCGCCTGAGCCTGGGCGTACAGAGCCTGAACAACGAAGAATTGACTTTCCTGGGCAGGCCGCACAACTCCTTGCAAGCCGTGCAGGCCTTCCACACGGCCCGCGCCGCCGGTTTCGGCAATGTGAGCCTCGACTTTATCTGGGGCCTGCCCCGCCAAAACGCCGCGAGCTGGATCAAGACGCTCAAAAAGGCCGAGGAGCTAAGGCCCGAGCATCTGTCCTGCTACGGCCTGACCATCGAGCCGAATACGCCCCTGGAGGCCGAGGAGCAGACCGGCACCCTGATCCTGCCTGGAGAGGACATGCTCGCCAAGTGCTACATCTACGGCGCGCAGTTCCTGGAGGAGCACGGCTACCTGCAGTACGAAATCTCCAGCTTCGCGCGCATGGGCTACGCCAGCAAGCACAACATGGGCTACTGGGCTGGCAGCGACTACCTGGGCTTCGGCCCGGCGGCCACTTCTACCTTTGGCGGCCGACGCTGGACCAACCCCACGGACCTGCACGACTACGTGTTCCAGGTCGACGCCGGCGGGACGGGCAAGCGTGCTGAGGAACTGGATGAGGCCACCCGCCTGCGCGAGCGGATCATGCTGGCCCTGCGCACAACCCAGGGCCTGGACCTGCGCGAGCATGACAAACGCACGGGGGGCAGCTTCCTGGAGCGCCACCGCAAGCTCGTCACCCTGCTGCGCAACAACGGCCTGATCCGGCTTAGCAAGGGCAGCCTGAGCCTCACGCGTACCGGCATGCTCGTTTCGGACACGATCATCGAAAAGCTGGCCTTTTCCGACGAGGAGCCGACATCAAACGGCCCGGCGCCGTCGCCCTCGCGACAAGCGCCACAGGGCGCCGGCCCCACGGGCGGCCCGCACTGTTGA
- a CDS encoding PAS domain S-box protein, translating into MPVLYNPTSCHDCSTPIPNCYFIKYLDKKLLADIARNYLDLLQTSLVLYEASGECVQSFFSSKWCQLLNSASIESPANPRDDGPSVCYTGPCHSSCWTRAAKPSIHSGEPVEASCQGGLQLYAVPIKAKGTTRGAICFGYGAPPREPELIEAIAAQHHVEPTHLHALSAVYTPRSPEIIEAAKANLRASAMLMGEILERRMVEEELRASKEKYRAVFRTNPILTLIASLDDGHCLEVNEALLQMTGFSREELIGNRIQDLGIWTDPAASDALHRQLKTQGHFEMKEIQIRSKSSEHKTLLFSAETRELHGRPCIIAAGQDITKRNERERLLRESEERYALVLNGTNDGIWDWNLRTMQVYFSPRWKEIIGYRDAEIRNDLEEWKSRIHPEEFDNVMATHERFFRAEDPVFEVEYRLRHKDGSYRWILGRGACLRDQSGKPYRMAGSHTDMTRRKQIEAELSKAKVDAERASKAKSEFLANMSHEIRTPLSGMLGMTELAMMNELTPEVREHLQMAKDSGKSLLAIINDVLDLSKIEAGRSNLEQKKFSLRELADSTIKSLAVSAKAKGLRIFHAVDTEAPDSLLGDPGRLRQILTNLIGNALKFTERGTVTVSMTADAVDAPAGKITLRTVVKDTGIGIPESMLEDIFKSFNQGVTSAHATYGGTGLGLTISKELVEKMGGRIWVESRMGQGSAFHFTVELALADEELDTAEESVPSAPTRSTGGFRILLAEDNRINSLFAAYLLEKLGHSVRAVASGVQALAALREDKFDLVLMDVRMPEMDGAEATRRIRAGEAGDPKIPIVALTAYALQGDRERFLAVGMDDYVSKPMDTAELERVLERVGRRE; encoded by the coding sequence ATGCCGGTTTTATATAATCCGACCTCGTGCCATGATTGCTCGACACCGATACCAAACTGTTATTTTATCAAGTACCTGGATAAGAAACTGTTGGCCGATATCGCACGCAATTACCTGGATCTACTCCAAACCTCTTTGGTGCTGTATGAGGCCAGTGGTGAATGTGTACAGAGCTTCTTCTCCTCGAAGTGGTGCCAATTACTAAATAGCGCTTCAATCGAGTCTCCCGCGAACCCACGCGATGACGGTCCTTCGGTTTGCTACACAGGCCCGTGCCACTCCTCTTGCTGGACCAGAGCCGCCAAGCCAAGCATCCACTCGGGCGAGCCCGTCGAGGCTTCCTGCCAGGGAGGCCTGCAGCTCTATGCCGTGCCGATCAAGGCGAAAGGCACGACCCGAGGCGCCATCTGCTTCGGCTACGGAGCCCCGCCCAGGGAGCCGGAGCTGATTGAGGCGATCGCCGCCCAGCACCATGTAGAGCCCACGCATCTTCATGCGTTGTCCGCGGTGTACACTCCGCGCTCGCCCGAGATCATCGAGGCAGCCAAGGCCAACCTGCGCGCCTCGGCCATGCTCATGGGCGAAATCCTGGAGCGTCGCATGGTCGAGGAGGAACTCAGGGCGAGCAAGGAGAAGTACCGTGCCGTCTTTCGCACCAATCCGATTTTGACCCTGATCGCGTCTCTCGATGATGGCCACTGCCTGGAAGTCAACGAAGCCCTTTTGCAAATGACGGGCTTTTCGCGCGAGGAGCTGATCGGCAATCGAATCCAGGACCTTGGCATATGGACCGACCCTGCGGCCAGCGATGCTCTGCACCGGCAGTTGAAAACGCAAGGGCACTTTGAAATGAAGGAAATACAGATCCGATCCAAGTCCAGCGAACACAAGACGCTGCTCTTCTCGGCCGAGACAAGGGAACTCCACGGCAGGCCATGCATCATCGCTGCCGGCCAGGACATAACCAAGCGCAACGAGAGGGAAAGGCTCCTTCGCGAAAGCGAGGAGCGGTACGCCCTTGTCCTGAACGGTACGAACGACGGCATTTGGGACTGGAATCTCAGGACCATGCAGGTCTACTTCTCTCCACGTTGGAAGGAGATCATAGGCTACCGGGACGCCGAGATACGCAACGACCTCGAGGAGTGGAAAAGCCGCATACACCCGGAGGAATTCGACAACGTCATGGCGACCCATGAGCGCTTCTTCAGGGCTGAGGATCCCGTTTTCGAGGTCGAGTACAGGTTGCGGCACAAGGACGGCTCCTATCGGTGGATACTTGGTCGCGGTGCATGCCTGCGTGATCAATCCGGCAAGCCGTACCGCATGGCCGGGTCCCACACGGACATGACAAGACGCAAGCAGATCGAAGCGGAGCTCTCCAAGGCCAAAGTGGATGCGGAGCGGGCCAGCAAGGCCAAAAGCGAGTTCCTGGCCAACATGTCCCATGAGATCAGGACGCCTCTCAGCGGCATGCTGGGCATGACCGAGTTGGCCATGATGAACGAGCTTACGCCGGAAGTACGTGAACACCTGCAGATGGCCAAGGATTCCGGCAAGAGTCTCCTTGCGATTATCAACGATGTGCTTGATCTCTCGAAGATCGAGGCTGGCCGGTCGAACCTGGAGCAGAAAAAGTTCAGCCTTCGCGAATTGGCGGACTCCACGATCAAGTCGCTGGCGGTAAGCGCCAAGGCAAAAGGCCTGCGTATCTTTCATGCCGTGGATACGGAAGCGCCCGACTCCCTCCTCGGTGATCCTGGTCGCTTGAGGCAGATCCTTACCAATCTCATCGGAAACGCCTTAAAATTCACTGAGCGCGGCACGGTAACAGTCTCGATGACGGCTGATGCAGTTGACGCCCCAGCAGGGAAAATCACCCTCAGGACCGTGGTCAAGGATACCGGGATAGGCATTCCCGAATCCATGCTCGAAGATATCTTCAAAAGCTTCAACCAAGGAGTCACCTCTGCCCATGCCACGTATGGCGGGACAGGCTTGGGCCTTACGATCTCAAAAGAACTCGTCGAGAAGATGGGAGGCCGCATCTGGGTCGAAAGCCGGATGGGACAAGGCAGCGCGTTCCATTTCACCGTCGAGCTGGCCCTTGCCGATGAGGAGTTGGACACCGCCGAGGAGTCTGTCCCCTCTGCGCCGACCCGGAGTACGGGGGGCTTCAGGATTCTGCTTGCCGAAGATAATAGAATAAACAGTCTTTTCGCCGCCTATCTGCTTGAAAAGCTGGGCCACAGTGTCCGGGCGGTCGCAAGCGGGGTGCAAGCACTTGCAGCCCTGCGGGAGGATAAATTCGACCTGGTGCTCATGGATGTGCGCATGCCCGAGATGGATGGCGCGGAAGCCACGCGGCGCATCCGAGCCGGCGAGGCGGGCGATCCCAAAATTCCCATTGTGGCGCTGACCGCTTATGCCCTGCAAGGCGACCGGGAACGTTTTCTCGCCGTGGGCATGGACGACTACGTATCCAAACCCATGGACACCGCGGAACTGGAGCGAGTGCTCGAGCGCGTGGGCAGGCGGGAGTGA
- a CDS encoding substrate-binding domain-containing protein, with translation MKRIVGLLLLLSTFSLSAIALAQQCEETYATGGRELRLATGSPGELGLLRVLAEAYLDGTDGRMCWVKAGSGQSLKYLKEKKVDMIMVHAPAAEKKAVEDGWAIERTLIGSNEFFLVGPASDPAKVKQASGIADAYTRIATAQALFFSRGDNSGTHKKELDVWKKAGIQPSGSWYVVTKDFMMATLRRADKEGGYFMTDSSTWVAARKELNNLTVLFSGDPFIVNTYHTLAQPAGITTGQDLAVGFIRFVGSEKGQDIIRGYGMAEHGEALYNDAAYAAKYDH, from the coding sequence ATGAAACGCATTGTCGGCCTACTGCTGCTTCTCTCCACCTTTTCCCTTTCAGCCATCGCCTTGGCGCAGCAATGCGAAGAAACCTATGCCACCGGCGGCCGTGAGCTGCGCCTGGCCACGGGCAGCCCCGGCGAGCTGGGGCTGTTGCGCGTGCTGGCCGAGGCCTATTTGGACGGTACGGATGGGCGCATGTGCTGGGTCAAGGCAGGTTCGGGCCAATCCCTGAAGTACCTCAAGGAAAAGAAGGTGGACATGATCATGGTCCACGCGCCTGCGGCTGAAAAGAAAGCGGTCGAGGACGGCTGGGCCATCGAGCGCACGCTCATCGGCTCCAACGAATTCTTCCTTGTAGGGCCGGCCTCGGACCCTGCCAAGGTCAAGCAGGCCTCGGGCATCGCCGATGCCTACACGCGCATAGCCACGGCCCAAGCTCTGTTCTTCTCCCGGGGGGATAATTCGGGCACGCACAAGAAGGAGCTGGACGTCTGGAAAAAGGCCGGCATTCAGCCCTCGGGCAGCTGGTACGTGGTGACCAAGGATTTCATGATGGCCACCCTGCGCCGCGCCGACAAGGAAGGCGGCTACTTCATGACCGACAGCTCCACCTGGGTCGCGGCGCGTAAGGAGCTGAACAACCTGACGGTTCTTTTCTCGGGCGACCCGTTCATCGTCAATACCTATCACACCCTGGCCCAGCCGGCGGGCATCACCACGGGCCAGGACCTGGCTGTGGGCTTCATCCGCTTCGTGGGCTCGGAGAAGGGCCAGGACATCATTCGCGGTTACGGCATGGCCGAGCACGGCGAGGCGCTGTACAACGACGCGGCCTACGCCGCGAAATATGATCATTAG
- a CDS encoding type III pantothenate kinase, whose translation MTRSGLLLLDVGNTTIKLGVLPPQGSMAAYSLPTQHFATSDALGLQVAEICRREGLVPEAVEAWAVSSVVPQLEPTLVAAAERYCRCPVLFAPTDLPLSLNNRYERPQEVGADRLVTAYAATRLYDAPGFIVIDFGTATTFDCVAGKDYLGGLICPGILSSASALSSRTAKLPQATLRVDPTGLHVGRSTSASLNQGLVYGFAAMAEGLVERLKLLLPANSLVVATGGFAGRLAPVCRAFDHVRPDLLLEGLRLAYQDRQAGA comes from the coding sequence ATGACTCGATCCGGCCTGCTGCTACTCGATGTAGGCAACACCACCATAAAGCTCGGCGTGCTGCCTCCCCAAGGCTCCATGGCCGCCTATTCCCTGCCCACGCAGCACTTCGCCACGTCCGACGCCCTGGGCTTGCAGGTGGCCGAGATATGCCGCCGCGAAGGCCTGGTCCCCGAGGCCGTGGAGGCCTGGGCCGTATCCTCGGTGGTGCCCCAGCTCGAGCCCACGCTCGTAGCCGCGGCCGAACGCTACTGCCGCTGCCCCGTGCTCTTCGCGCCCACCGACCTGCCCTTGTCCCTGAACAACCGCTACGAGCGGCCCCAGGAAGTCGGCGCGGACAGGCTGGTCACGGCCTATGCGGCCACGCGCCTGTACGACGCGCCCGGATTCATAGTCATCGACTTCGGCACGGCCACGACCTTCGACTGCGTAGCCGGCAAAGACTACCTGGGCGGGCTCATCTGCCCAGGCATCCTCAGTTCGGCCTCTGCCCTGTCCAGCCGCACCGCCAAGCTGCCCCAGGCCACCCTGCGCGTGGACCCCACGGGCCTGCACGTCGGCCGCTCGACCTCCGCGAGCCTCAATCAAGGCCTAGTCTACGGCTTCGCGGCCATGGCCGAGGGTCTGGTGGAGCGGCTGAAGCTGCTGCTGCCCGCGAACAGCCTGGTGGTGGCCACCGGCGGTTTCGCCGGGCGTTTGGCCCCCGTATGCCGCGCCTTCGACCACGTGCGGCCGGACCTGCTGCTTGAGGGCCTGCGCCTGGCCTACCAGGACAGGCAAGCCGGCGCGTGA